One window of the uncultured Paludibaculum sp. genome contains the following:
- a CDS encoding carboxypeptidase regulatory-like domain-containing protein, whose translation MRIVCLACICLFLTGFLLPAQIGTEGAFFGTVTDSSGSAVPGAEVAAQHLGTGLVKRATTESDGSFSILSLPIGQYTITVKAKGFKTWEVAKAELTVGDRSRLAPVLTVGEVTESVSITANAELLQTEKTSAETVVQMRQIRELPLDTRNPLALVSLVPGMRWTGTQSGGERATYVQGQGLRSNKTAFQLDGLASNAPMDEGGTGMPNVDTVAEFSVETLNFSAENGRNPIQVKVATKSGSNELHGTAWEFLQNDAFNARNTFATKAPRVRRNQFGAAVGGPVIRNRTFFFGSFEGTVIHNEQIWNTQAVTPAMKTGDFTAVGRTILDPLAQSAFPGNVIPANRISAASKYFLPKLLESNSPGGFFKANTGTVNDTWEGTGRIDHQITDAQRIYARYVAIRQPSTQLGYKPSAVTDDTVSQNNIGVNYTWTMSNNTVLTLLGGMLRTREQYTNAELGVNNDALSAGIQGFPTAGREQWIGPPNISFGSGYQGISYAGWGAPGMLWGSVYNAKADLRTFRGAHTMSVGFEYGDSHTYGDHGSCCVRGNYGFGNLYTNDGFADYLLGYTSSSSRNAPLAEFGTNRAPYTGFYVNDSWRLRPNFTLELGLRYERWFARHNMRQATSTWDPQLQKVVAAVQGDGNINMNAFLNTPNVAAATAGLWTTARQAGYGDNLLEGNGNWAPRIGAVYRPFSQRQIVLRAAYGLFYNSFTGNRSASSAANLPFWGVESLNFGLSQLQPWETVWSSDPNAFGIFGIGEAVDPRLKAARTHEWNMTVQTALPWKSALTLSYVGTKVDREVVFVPYNAPTVGPHTNLQADRPNPLISSVQRMENYGRNWYNALQAKAERRFDNGFTFTFSYSFSRSMGEGSNGTDEGSSILAYSPAWYNRGRTSFDFRHVEFATLVWELPVGHGRHFLSSANRLTDALIGGWDFNFTQQGRSGAPFSISGGYSNLGNGDGSRANIVGDPNISNPTPARWFNTAAFASPGLYTWGSAPLGILEGPGAIQFNTTLSKRFRVAEKKDLQFRWEAFNALNRVNYNTPNTNLASSQFGQITGAGSARYMQLALRFTF comes from the coding sequence ATGCGAATCGTCTGTCTCGCATGTATTTGTTTGTTTCTAACCGGATTCCTGCTGCCGGCCCAGATCGGCACCGAAGGCGCGTTCTTCGGCACCGTCACCGACAGTTCCGGCAGCGCCGTACCTGGGGCGGAAGTCGCCGCGCAACATCTCGGAACGGGCCTCGTCAAGCGCGCAACCACCGAGTCCGATGGCAGCTTCAGTATCCTGTCGCTCCCCATCGGCCAGTACACCATCACCGTCAAGGCCAAGGGCTTCAAAACGTGGGAGGTGGCCAAAGCCGAGTTGACCGTCGGTGATCGCAGCCGACTTGCCCCCGTGCTCACCGTCGGCGAGGTAACGGAATCGGTCTCCATTACCGCCAACGCCGAACTCCTCCAAACCGAGAAAACCAGCGCCGAAACGGTCGTCCAGATGCGTCAGATCCGTGAACTGCCGCTGGACACCCGCAACCCTCTGGCTCTCGTCTCCCTCGTGCCCGGCATGCGCTGGACCGGAACCCAATCCGGCGGCGAACGGGCCACTTACGTGCAGGGTCAGGGCCTGCGCAGCAACAAGACGGCGTTCCAGCTGGATGGACTCGCCTCCAACGCACCCATGGACGAGGGCGGCACGGGCATGCCCAACGTCGACACCGTCGCCGAGTTCTCCGTCGAAACTCTCAACTTCAGCGCCGAAAATGGCCGCAATCCCATTCAGGTCAAGGTGGCCACCAAGTCAGGCAGCAACGAACTCCACGGCACCGCGTGGGAGTTCCTCCAGAACGACGCCTTCAACGCCCGCAACACCTTCGCTACCAAGGCGCCCCGTGTGCGCCGCAACCAGTTCGGCGCGGCCGTCGGCGGTCCCGTCATCCGCAACCGCACCTTCTTCTTCGGCAGCTTCGAAGGCACGGTCATCCACAACGAGCAGATCTGGAATACACAGGCCGTCACCCCGGCCATGAAGACCGGCGACTTCACCGCCGTCGGCCGCACCATCCTCGATCCCCTCGCCCAATCGGCCTTCCCCGGCAACGTCATTCCCGCCAACCGCATCTCGGCGGCTTCGAAGTACTTTCTGCCGAAGCTCCTCGAGTCCAACTCGCCGGGCGGCTTCTTCAAAGCCAACACGGGTACCGTCAACGACACCTGGGAAGGCACTGGCCGCATCGATCATCAGATCACCGATGCCCAGCGCATCTACGCCCGCTATGTCGCCATCCGTCAGCCCAGCACGCAGCTCGGCTACAAACCCAGTGCCGTCACCGACGACACAGTCAGCCAGAACAACATCGGCGTCAACTACACCTGGACCATGTCCAACAACACGGTCCTCACCCTGCTCGGCGGCATGCTGCGCACCCGCGAACAGTACACCAACGCCGAGCTGGGCGTGAATAACGACGCACTCTCCGCCGGCATTCAGGGCTTCCCCACCGCCGGGCGCGAGCAGTGGATCGGCCCGCCCAACATCAGCTTCGGCAGCGGCTATCAGGGCATCTCCTACGCCGGCTGGGGCGCCCCCGGCATGCTCTGGGGCAGCGTCTACAACGCCAAGGCCGACCTGCGTACCTTCCGCGGAGCCCACACCATGTCCGTCGGCTTCGAGTACGGTGACTCCCATACCTACGGCGATCACGGCAGTTGCTGCGTCCGTGGCAACTACGGCTTCGGCAACCTCTATACCAACGACGGCTTCGCCGACTACCTGCTCGGCTACACGTCCTCCAGCTCGCGCAACGCGCCGCTGGCCGAGTTCGGCACCAACCGTGCTCCTTACACAGGCTTCTACGTGAACGACAGCTGGCGCCTTCGCCCCAACTTCACTCTGGAATTGGGCCTCCGCTATGAGCGCTGGTTCGCCCGCCACAACATGCGCCAGGCCACCAGCACCTGGGACCCGCAGCTCCAGAAGGTAGTCGCTGCCGTCCAGGGCGATGGCAACATCAACATGAACGCGTTCCTCAACACGCCCAACGTCGCGGCCGCCACCGCCGGACTCTGGACCACCGCCCGCCAGGCCGGCTACGGCGACAACCTCCTCGAAGGCAACGGCAACTGGGCGCCGCGCATCGGCGCTGTCTACCGTCCGTTCTCGCAGCGCCAGATCGTTCTACGCGCCGCTTACGGCCTCTTCTACAACAGCTTCACCGGCAACCGCTCGGCCTCCTCGGCGGCCAATCTCCCCTTCTGGGGTGTGGAATCCCTCAACTTCGGGCTCTCCCAGCTCCAGCCCTGGGAAACCGTCTGGAGCTCCGACCCCAATGCGTTCGGAATCTTCGGCATCGGCGAAGCGGTGGATCCCCGGCTCAAGGCCGCCCGTACCCACGAATGGAACATGACCGTCCAGACCGCCCTGCCCTGGAAGTCGGCCCTCACCCTGAGCTACGTCGGCACCAAGGTCGATCGCGAGGTCGTCTTCGTGCCGTATAACGCACCCACCGTCGGCCCCCACACCAACCTGCAGGCCGACCGCCCCAACCCGCTCATCAGCAGCGTCCAGCGCATGGAGAACTACGGCCGCAACTGGTACAACGCCCTCCAGGCCAAGGCCGAGCGCCGCTTCGACAACGGCTTCACCTTCACCTTCTCCTACTCCTTCTCCCGCTCCATGGGTGAAGGCTCCAATGGCACGGACGAAGGCTCCTCGATCCTCGCCTACTCCCCGGCCTGGTACAACCGTGGCCGCACTTCTTTCGACTTCCGCCACGTCGAGTTCGCCACACTCGTCTGGGAACTCCCCGTCGGCCACGGCCGCCATTTCCTCTCATCCGCCAACCGGCTCACCGACGCCCTGATCGGCGGGTGGGACTTCAACTTCACCCAGCAAGGCCGCTCCGGAGCCCCGTTCTCCATCAGCGGCGGCTACTCCAATCTCGGCAATGGTGACGGCAGCCGCGCCAACATCGTGGGCGATCCGAACATTTCAAACCCCACGCCCGCCCGTTGGTTCAACACCGCGGCCTTCGCCAGCCCTGGCCTCTACACCTGGGGCAGCGCCCCCCTCGGCATCCTGGAAGGCCCCGGAGCCATCCAGTTCAACACCACCCTCTCCAAGCGGTTTCGTGTCGCCGAGAAGAAGGACCTTCAGTTCCGCTGGGAGGCCTTCAACGCGCTCAACCGCGTAAACTACAACACCCCCAACACCAACCTGGCCAGCTCCCAATTCGGCCAGATCACCGGAGCCGGCAGCGCCCGCTACATGCAGTTGGCTCTGCGGTTCACCTTCTAG
- a CDS encoding tetratricopeptide repeat protein, with protein sequence MHSIWVSQSATSRSLSKYLQRLTRGLTISIVCLAGLHASGPALDDDFTRAALAHNQDRHADAEAIYRKVLARMEHSGHDEPRLALVLNNLGAECHLQSKTADAEAFYRRAAQEWPKSSLSPSGLGTTLVNLAGILRRQGHLDESATLYRNALKAIVPTHGPDSLELAGAMSNLADLLRDMNRPEEALPLAERSVHIADHWLGAANPQLGHKLRVLASIYLALGRLDEAEALCRRVLIVSAHKGTAAIADRAATWNELGEVECKSGQYDQAGESFRKSIELWQQHPAPPPHMRAIALNNLAQVSRRQRHYDEAGPLYTQAIQLLDPSKPDHHRELASILGNYAAFQAETGHYAQAVATYRRALETSIETSGENSVDVALLRLEFADLRRAQGHYTESVDLYQRAMPVLKQSFGPDDGRVHQSEAGYKRCLKEAQAHVLMLK encoded by the coding sequence ATGCATTCCATCTGGGTTTCGCAATCTGCCACGTCGCGGTCGCTGTCAAAGTACCTGCAGCGGCTCACCCGCGGCCTCACCATATCCATCGTTTGTCTCGCCGGTTTGCACGCATCCGGACCCGCGCTCGACGACGACTTCACCCGCGCCGCCCTCGCGCACAACCAGGATCGTCACGCCGACGCCGAAGCCATCTACCGCAAGGTGCTCGCCCGCATGGAGCACAGCGGCCACGACGAGCCCCGTCTCGCCCTCGTGCTCAACAACCTGGGCGCCGAGTGCCACCTGCAGTCCAAAACCGCCGATGCAGAGGCCTTCTACCGTCGCGCCGCGCAGGAGTGGCCAAAGAGCTCGCTCAGCCCCAGCGGCCTGGGCACCACGCTCGTCAACCTCGCCGGTATCCTGCGCCGCCAGGGCCACCTCGACGAGTCCGCCACGCTCTATCGCAACGCCCTGAAGGCCATCGTGCCGACCCACGGTCCTGACAGTCTGGAACTGGCAGGCGCCATGTCCAACCTCGCCGACCTGCTTCGAGACATGAACCGTCCCGAGGAAGCGCTGCCCCTGGCCGAACGATCGGTCCACATCGCCGATCACTGGCTCGGCGCCGCCAATCCCCAGCTCGGCCACAAGCTGCGTGTCCTCGCCAGCATCTACCTCGCACTCGGCCGCCTGGACGAAGCGGAAGCCCTGTGCCGGCGTGTCCTCATCGTCAGTGCTCACAAGGGTACCGCAGCCATCGCCGATCGCGCCGCCACCTGGAACGAACTGGGAGAAGTCGAGTGCAAGTCCGGTCAATACGACCAGGCAGGCGAGAGTTTTCGCAAGTCCATTGAGCTGTGGCAGCAGCACCCGGCCCCGCCGCCGCACATGCGAGCCATCGCCCTCAACAATCTCGCCCAGGTCAGCCGCCGGCAGCGTCACTATGACGAAGCCGGACCGCTCTACACGCAGGCAATCCAGCTACTCGACCCGTCGAAGCCGGACCACCACCGCGAGCTCGCCAGCATTCTCGGCAACTACGCGGCCTTTCAGGCGGAGACCGGCCACTATGCCCAGGCCGTGGCCACCTATCGGCGCGCGCTCGAAACATCCATCGAAACCAGCGGCGAGAACAGCGTCGATGTGGCCCTGCTGCGGCTGGAGTTCGCTGACCTGCGGCGTGCACAGGGACACTATACGGAGTCCGTCGACCTTTACCAGCGCGCCATGCCGGTCCTCAAGCAGTCCTTCGGCCCCGACGACGGGCGCGTCCATCAGTCCGAGGCCGGCTACAAACGCTGCCTCAAAGAGGCGCAGGCACACGTGCTCATGTTGAAGTGA
- a CDS encoding tetratricopeptide repeat protein, which produces MSRLLRFVVKHSLAGQAADLKEYLLGVEVFDRTSAFDPRTDPIVRVEARRLRAKLKAYYEGEGLEDDLIIEIPTGCYAAVFRTRGEARPEAPEDNPATSIAVLPFSNLSPEPDGEYFSDGLTEELIHALTKVRGLRVVAWTTAAQLKEGRDDYAAVGRRLMVGSVLQGSVRRSGERLRITVRLVLTESGQYLWAETYDRWMADLFDIQEDIAREIAESLRVQLLGCPATKDSGRKRWNVDAYDRYLQGRYQWNKRSHEGFQLAIQLFSQAVTIDASFAPGYAGLADSYSVMAELGFAATKDTMPMAKAAALRALELDPDLAEAHTSLGLIESLYEWRWKEAGVRYRRALELHPGYATAQHWYAGDYLATLGRFEEAIERMRLAVQLDPLSIAIQDSMAMVYQMAGRFDEALTEHRRGLEAHGRHYKFVTGMGRVYSHMGRYDEALALFEEARRMPGHLPSLLGAMAQTCGLAGQEQRARALLRELDEMAQTCFVPSTARALSHLGLGEKGIALDWLEGACERRELSVCLVGVHPAYETLHGEPRYEALVKKLGLRG; this is translated from the coding sequence ATGAGCCGGTTGTTGCGCTTCGTCGTGAAGCATTCGTTGGCCGGCCAGGCCGCGGACCTAAAAGAGTATCTGCTTGGCGTGGAAGTATTCGACCGGACCAGTGCGTTCGATCCGCGTACGGACCCGATTGTGCGGGTGGAGGCACGACGTCTGCGCGCAAAACTCAAGGCCTATTACGAAGGCGAGGGTCTGGAAGACGACCTGATCATCGAGATCCCGACGGGGTGCTATGCAGCCGTATTCCGTACGCGCGGCGAGGCCCGTCCCGAGGCGCCGGAGGACAACCCGGCGACGAGCATTGCCGTCCTTCCTTTCTCCAACTTGAGCCCGGAGCCCGACGGTGAATACTTCAGCGATGGCCTGACGGAAGAGCTGATTCATGCGCTGACGAAGGTGCGCGGATTGAGGGTCGTGGCCTGGACGACAGCGGCGCAGTTGAAGGAAGGGCGCGACGACTACGCGGCCGTGGGGCGGCGGTTGATGGTGGGCTCGGTGCTACAGGGCAGCGTGCGCCGGTCTGGCGAGCGCCTGCGCATCACGGTGCGGCTGGTGTTGACCGAGTCGGGCCAGTATCTGTGGGCCGAGACGTACGATCGCTGGATGGCCGATCTGTTCGATATCCAGGAAGACATTGCCCGCGAGATTGCGGAAAGCCTGCGGGTGCAGTTGCTTGGGTGCCCTGCGACAAAGGACAGCGGCCGGAAGCGCTGGAACGTGGACGCCTATGACCGGTACTTGCAGGGGCGTTACCAATGGAACAAGCGGAGCCATGAAGGATTCCAACTGGCCATCCAGTTGTTCTCGCAGGCCGTGACGATTGATGCCAGCTTTGCTCCGGGGTATGCCGGTCTGGCTGACAGCTACAGTGTGATGGCGGAGCTTGGATTCGCCGCCACGAAAGACACGATGCCGATGGCCAAGGCGGCAGCGTTGCGGGCACTGGAACTGGATCCGGATCTGGCGGAAGCGCATACGTCGTTAGGGCTGATCGAGTCGCTGTATGAATGGCGTTGGAAGGAAGCGGGTGTACGCTACCGGCGGGCTCTGGAACTGCATCCGGGGTACGCGACGGCGCAACACTGGTACGCGGGCGACTACCTCGCCACGTTGGGCCGGTTCGAAGAGGCGATTGAGCGGATGCGATTGGCGGTGCAGTTGGATCCACTGTCGATCGCGATTCAGGACTCGATGGCCATGGTCTATCAGATGGCGGGGCGTTTCGACGAGGCGCTGACGGAGCACCGGCGTGGGCTGGAAGCGCACGGCCGGCACTACAAGTTCGTCACCGGGATGGGGCGTGTCTACTCGCACATGGGTCGGTATGACGAGGCCCTGGCGCTGTTTGAGGAAGCACGGCGGATGCCAGGGCACCTGCCCAGTCTGTTAGGCGCGATGGCACAGACTTGCGGACTGGCCGGGCAGGAACAGCGTGCGCGGGCGCTTCTGCGCGAGTTGGACGAGATGGCACAGACCTGCTTTGTTCCTTCGACGGCTCGGGCGCTGAGCCACCTGGGGCTGGGCGAGAAGGGGATCGCATTGGATTGGCTGGAGGGTGCCTGCGAGCGGCGCGAGCTGTCCGTGTGCCTGGTGGGCGTGCATCCAGCCTATGAGACGCTGCATGGGGAGCCGCGGTACGAAGCCCTGGTAAAGAAGCTGGGCCTGCGTGGTTGA
- a CDS encoding sugar phosphate isomerase/epimerase encodes MMTRRDLGKAALAAIPAATMWGAVNSKFGGVQIGAITYSFRALPSTAEDVLKYCVETGLSSIELMSDPAEAYAGAPAPPARGGRQMTPEQREAIKKYEEERKKWRLSVSMDKYKAFRKMYNSAGVDIPIFKLPLTETMSDDEYEYIFTVARTLGANCITMELPTKAEHSKRVGDFATKHKIYIGYHNHTHVDAHSWDVALSQSKYNSINLDVGHFTEAISASPIPFIKEHHARITSFHLKDKKYGTKGGGNAKWGQGDTPLKEVLQLMKAEKYKWPADIELEYDVPADSSVLAEVKTCVKFCQDALA; translated from the coding sequence ATGATGACACGCAGGGATTTGGGCAAGGCGGCGCTAGCTGCGATTCCGGCTGCGACGATGTGGGGTGCTGTGAACTCCAAGTTTGGCGGAGTGCAGATTGGGGCGATTACCTACAGTTTTCGCGCCCTGCCGAGCACGGCAGAGGACGTCCTGAAGTATTGCGTGGAGACGGGTCTCAGCTCAATTGAGCTGATGTCGGATCCCGCGGAAGCGTACGCCGGCGCGCCGGCACCACCCGCAAGAGGCGGGCGCCAGATGACACCCGAGCAGCGGGAGGCGATCAAGAAGTACGAGGAAGAGCGCAAAAAGTGGCGCCTGTCGGTGTCGATGGACAAGTACAAGGCCTTCCGGAAGATGTATAACTCGGCGGGCGTGGACATTCCGATCTTCAAGCTGCCGTTGACGGAGACGATGTCGGACGACGAGTACGAGTACATTTTCACCGTGGCTCGGACGCTGGGTGCGAACTGCATCACGATGGAACTGCCGACGAAGGCAGAGCACTCCAAACGAGTGGGCGACTTCGCGACGAAGCACAAGATCTACATTGGCTATCACAATCACACGCATGTGGACGCGCATAGCTGGGATGTGGCGTTGTCGCAGTCAAAGTACAACTCGATCAACCTGGACGTCGGCCATTTCACGGAGGCAATCAGCGCATCGCCGATTCCGTTCATCAAAGAGCACCATGCGCGCATCACCAGTTTCCATTTGAAGGACAAGAAGTACGGCACGAAGGGCGGCGGGAATGCGAAGTGGGGTCAGGGCGATACACCACTCAAAGAAGTGCTGCAGTTGATGAAGGCCGAGAAGTACAAATGGCCTGCCGATATTGAGCTGGAATATGACGTTCCGGCCGATTCCAGTGTGTTGGCCGAAGTGAAGACCTGCGTTAAGTTCTGTCAGGACGCTTTGGCGTGA
- a CDS encoding Gfo/Idh/MocA family oxidoreductase: protein MSSSRITRRHFFHGTLMAGAIPIGGFGSVASLKAMGYKSPNEKLNLAAIGAGGQPAADLKLAHSGVENVVALADVDWARGRESFERFPQAKRYKDFREMLDKSGKDIDAVVIGPPDHMHTYCAILSMQAGKHVYVEKPLTRLSGEARMMAAAAERYKVATQMGNQGYSHDATRVACEILWSGEIGDVKEVHAWSGKPSWPQGMTKLPPASAVPDTLSWDLWLGTAAARPFTEGDADYKAFVADRNAKAGRPNSTDGFGFYLPFNWRGFYDFGSSLIGDWGIHILGPANWGLQLHPKYLVSVECIKKSEVPPFTFPDELAIKYEFAARPGMPPVTVYWYHHADGDAYLPPGMTADEARKVPGEGPQVGPVQGQGGFRMGTGGVAKAAPRAASGPPNRTGYNLIFSGAKGYMGTSGRGEGVGLLPGSRWAEYKLPDPYLTRSPGASTGSNHAAHLHDWVRACKGGAPACSNFSIAAPYTEWLVLGAAAVHCEGKLVWDNAKGEFSNNKAANQWVKPAYRKGWEVKA, encoded by the coding sequence GTGTCTTCTTCCCGTATTACCCGCAGGCATTTCTTCCACGGCACATTGATGGCCGGCGCCATCCCGATTGGCGGCTTCGGTAGTGTAGCTTCGCTGAAAGCGATGGGGTACAAGTCCCCGAACGAGAAGCTGAATCTGGCCGCTATCGGAGCGGGCGGACAGCCGGCCGCCGACCTGAAACTGGCGCATTCCGGCGTCGAGAACGTGGTGGCCCTGGCCGACGTCGATTGGGCACGCGGCAGGGAGTCGTTTGAGCGATTCCCGCAGGCCAAGCGGTACAAGGACTTTCGCGAGATGTTGGACAAGTCCGGCAAGGACATCGACGCAGTGGTGATTGGGCCGCCCGATCACATGCACACCTACTGCGCGATCCTCTCGATGCAGGCGGGCAAGCACGTATATGTCGAGAAACCCCTGACGCGGTTGTCAGGCGAGGCGCGCATGATGGCGGCCGCGGCGGAACGCTACAAGGTGGCCACGCAGATGGGCAACCAGGGCTACTCGCACGATGCCACGCGCGTGGCGTGCGAGATCCTGTGGTCCGGCGAGATTGGCGACGTGAAGGAAGTGCATGCCTGGAGCGGCAAGCCGAGTTGGCCGCAGGGCATGACCAAGTTGCCGCCGGCGAGCGCCGTGCCGGATACATTGAGCTGGGACCTGTGGCTGGGTACAGCCGCGGCGCGTCCGTTCACGGAAGGAGACGCGGATTACAAGGCCTTTGTGGCCGACCGGAACGCAAAGGCGGGCCGGCCGAACTCCACCGACGGCTTTGGGTTCTATCTGCCGTTCAACTGGCGCGGCTTCTACGACTTTGGCAGCAGCCTGATCGGGGATTGGGGGATCCACATCCTCGGTCCCGCGAACTGGGGACTGCAGTTGCACCCGAAATACCTGGTGAGCGTGGAGTGCATCAAAAAGAGTGAGGTGCCTCCCTTCACGTTCCCGGACGAATTGGCGATCAAGTACGAGTTCGCTGCACGGCCGGGGATGCCGCCGGTGACGGTGTACTGGTATCACCACGCGGATGGCGATGCGTACCTGCCGCCGGGGATGACGGCGGATGAGGCGCGGAAGGTCCCGGGCGAAGGTCCGCAGGTGGGGCCGGTGCAGGGGCAGGGCGGGTTCCGGATGGGGACGGGTGGCGTCGCGAAGGCCGCGCCAAGGGCGGCCAGCGGGCCGCCGAACCGCACCGGGTACAACCTGATCTTCTCGGGCGCGAAAGGCTACATGGGCACCAGCGGGCGCGGTGAAGGCGTGGGCCTGCTGCCGGGGTCGCGCTGGGCGGAGTACAAACTGCCGGATCCGTATTTGACCCGGTCACCCGGCGCCAGCACGGGCAGCAACCACGCGGCGCACCTGCACGACTGGGTGCGGGCCTGCAAGGGCGGCGCTCCGGCGTGTTCGAACTTTTCGATTGCGGCGCCCTACACCGAATGGCTGGTGCTGGGTGCGGCCGCCGTGCACTGCGAAGGCAAGCTGGTGTGGGATAACGCCAAGGGCGAGTTCAGCAACAACAAAGCTGCGAATCAATGGGTGAAGCCCGCCTACAGAAAGGGCTGGGAGGTGAAAGCATGA
- the hisC gene encoding histidinol-phosphate transaminase produces MPLVPPYIEALRPYVAGMSPEEARHRYNLDQIDKLASNENPLGPSPMAVDAMQRTLSGLNFYPSGGVELRRRLAELYEVKIENVIAGSGSEGIMANIIRTFLLDDDEVLTTENAFIGFRVLAQSRGIAYRTVPYQDWRYDLPALAAAITDKTKIVYLANPNNPTGTIFTRHEFDEFYRHVPERVLIILDEAYFEYAQDHPKYPDSMHYRYDNVITLRTFSKIYGLAGIRIGYGFAHENLIANLLKVKLPFEPSSVAQAAGIAALDDREFLHRSLELNARGLRLFAHEFQQMGLTVVPSQANFVMLPMASPQEAERVATRLLSRGTIVRPLAAFGLPACLRVSTGAMDANQRCVEHMRQAVTEEKQCPSPTSSR; encoded by the coding sequence ATGCCTCTCGTTCCGCCTTACATCGAAGCCCTCCGCCCCTACGTGGCGGGCATGAGTCCCGAAGAGGCACGGCATCGTTACAACCTCGATCAGATCGACAAACTGGCCTCCAACGAAAACCCGCTCGGCCCTTCGCCGATGGCGGTGGACGCCATGCAGCGCACGCTGAGCGGCCTCAATTTCTACCCCAGCGGCGGTGTGGAACTGCGCCGGCGGCTGGCCGAACTGTACGAGGTGAAGATCGAAAATGTCATCGCCGGTAGCGGCAGCGAAGGCATCATGGCGAACATCATTCGCACCTTCCTGCTCGACGACGACGAGGTCCTTACCACTGAGAACGCCTTTATCGGCTTCCGCGTCCTCGCCCAGTCGCGCGGCATCGCCTATCGCACCGTGCCCTATCAGGATTGGCGCTATGACCTCCCCGCCCTGGCCGCAGCCATCACCGACAAGACCAAGATCGTCTATCTGGCCAATCCCAATAACCCGACCGGCACCATCTTCACGCGCCACGAGTTCGACGAGTTCTACCGTCACGTCCCGGAGCGTGTTCTCATCATCCTCGACGAGGCCTACTTCGAGTACGCCCAGGATCACCCGAAGTATCCGGACTCCATGCACTACCGGTATGACAACGTCATCACCCTCCGGACCTTCTCCAAGATCTACGGCTTGGCCGGCATCCGCATTGGCTACGGCTTCGCCCACGAGAACCTCATTGCCAACCTGCTCAAGGTGAAATTGCCGTTCGAACCCAGTTCCGTCGCCCAGGCCGCAGGCATCGCCGCCCTGGATGACCGCGAGTTTCTGCACCGCTCGCTCGAATTGAATGCCCGCGGCCTTCGCCTCTTCGCGCACGAATTTCAGCAAATGGGCCTGACGGTCGTCCCAAGCCAGGCCAATTTCGTTATGCTACCGATGGCATCGCCCCAAGAAGCAGAGCGCGTTGCCACTCGACTTTTGAGCCGGGGCACTATTGTGCGGCCCCTGGCCGCGTTCGGTTTGCCCGCCTGTCTGCGCGTCTCGACGGGCGCGATGGATGCGAACCAAAGGTGCGTCGAACACATGCGCCAGGCCGTTACGGAGGAGAAACAATGTCCGAGTCCGACGTCTTCCCGCTAA
- the hppD gene encoding 4-hydroxyphenylpyruvate dioxygenase has protein sequence MSESDVFPLIGIDHIHFLVANAKQAAYYYRAAFGFSITAYRGPETGTREAVSYVLEQDRIRFVFSTPLQSDNPMYEHIRRHGDGVRDIAFLVDDAAGAWRGAVDRGSESAYEPSVLEDDHGSVRMAGIKTYGDTIHSFISRHGYAGAFRPGFVAVTEPDLASRPTGLRQLDHIVSNVPLGEMTRWVSHYQSTLGFSLFQSFDDKDISTEYTALMSKVMAAGNGRIKFPINEPAAGRRKSQIEEYLDAYEGAGVQHIAMTTGNIVETVSRMQAQGVEFLHVPTTYYEQLQERIGPLDEPLDELARLGILVDRDEEGYLLQIFTKPVEDRPTLFFEIIQRKGSRSFGKGNFKALFEAIEREQQLRGNL, from the coding sequence ATGTCCGAGTCCGACGTCTTCCCGCTAATCGGGATCGACCACATTCACTTCCTGGTGGCCAACGCCAAACAGGCGGCCTACTACTATAGAGCCGCCTTCGGCTTCAGCATCACCGCCTATCGCGGCCCCGAAACCGGCACGCGCGAGGCCGTTAGCTACGTCCTGGAGCAAGACCGCATTCGGTTCGTTTTCTCTACGCCCCTGCAGAGCGACAACCCCATGTACGAGCACATCCGCCGCCATGGCGATGGCGTGCGCGACATCGCCTTCCTCGTCGACGATGCGGCCGGCGCCTGGCGCGGAGCTGTCGATCGCGGCTCGGAATCCGCCTACGAGCCATCGGTGCTTGAGGACGACCACGGATCCGTCCGCATGGCCGGCATCAAAACTTACGGCGATACCATCCACTCCTTCATCAGCCGCCACGGCTACGCCGGCGCCTTCCGTCCGGGCTTTGTAGCCGTCACCGAACCTGATCTGGCCTCCCGCCCCACGGGCCTGCGGCAGTTGGACCACATCGTCAGCAACGTACCGTTGGGCGAGATGACCCGCTGGGTCTCGCACTACCAAAGCACCCTCGGCTTCTCTCTGTTCCAGAGCTTCGATGACAAGGACATCAGCACCGAATACACCGCCTTGATGTCCAAGGTGATGGCCGCCGGCAACGGCCGCATCAAGTTCCCCATTAATGAGCCCGCGGCCGGACGCCGCAAGTCGCAGATCGAGGAGTACCTCGACGCCTATGAGGGTGCCGGTGTCCAGCACATTGCCATGACCACCGGCAACATCGTCGAGACCGTCAGCCGCATGCAGGCACAGGGTGTCGAGTTCCTGCACGTGCCCACCACCTATTACGAGCAATTGCAGGAGCGCATCGGCCCCCTCGACGAGCCGCTGGATGAATTGGCCCGGCTGGGGATTCTCGTGGACCGCGACGAAGAAGGCTATTTGCTTCAGATCTTCACAAAACCGGTCGAAGATCGGCCCACCCTTTTCTTCGAAATCATCCAGCGCAAAGGGAGCCGCAGCTTCGGCAAGGGCAACTTCAAAGCCCTATTCGAGGCTATTGAAAGAGAGCAGCAGCTAAGGGGTAACCTTTAG